In Rhinopithecus roxellana isolate Shanxi Qingling chromosome 4, ASM756505v1, whole genome shotgun sequence, a single genomic region encodes these proteins:
- the RPL7L1 gene encoding 60S ribosomal protein L7-like 1: MISSCTTRKMAEQEQRKIPLVPENLLKKRKAYQALKATQAKQALLAKKEQRKGKGLRFKRLESFLHDSWRQKRDKVRLRRLEVKPHAMELPDKHSLAFVVRIERIDGVSLLVQRTIARLRLKKIFSGVFVKVTPQNLKMLRIVEPYVTWGFPNLKSVRELILKRGQAKVKNKTIPLTDNTVIEEHLGKFGVICLEDLIHEIAFPGKHFQEISWFLRPFHLSVARHATKNRVGFLKEMGTPGYRGERINQLIRQLN, translated from the exons ATGATCAGTAGCTGCACCACTAGAAAGATGGCGGAGCAAGA GCAAAGAAAAATCCCTTTGGTTCCAGAAAATCTGCTGAAAAAGAGGAAGGCTTATCAAGCCCTCAAAGCCACCCAGGCAAAGCAGGCACTTTTGGCAAAGAAGGAG cagaggaaaggaaaagggctcAGGTTTAAGCGACTAGAATCATTCCTACATGATTCCTGGCGGCAGAAACGTGACAAGGTGCGTCTCAGACGACTAGAAGTGAAACCTCATGCCATGGAATTGCCAGACAAACATTCCTTGGCCTTTGTTGTACGCATTGAAAG GATTGATGGCGTGAGTTTACTGGTGCAGAGAACCATTGCAAGACTTCGCCTAAAGAAAATTTTTAGTGGTGTCTTTGTAAAAGTCACCCCCCAGAACCTAAAAATGCTGCGTATAGTGGAACCTTATGTGACCTGGGG ATTTCCAAATCTGAAGTCTGTCCGAGAACTCATTTTGAAACGTGGACAAGCCAAGGTCAAGAATAAGACCATCCCTCTGACAGACAACACAGTGATTGAGGAGCACCTGG GGAAGTTTGGCGTCATTTGCTTGGAAGACCTCATTCATGAAATTGCCTTCCCAGGGAAGCATTTCCAGGAGATCTCATGGTTCTTGCGCCCTTTCCACCTCTCAGTGGCCCGACATGCTACCAAAAATAGAGTGGGCTTCCTCAAGGAGATGGGCACACCTGGCTATCGGGGTGAACGCATCAATCAGCTTATCCGCCAGCTGAACTAG
- the C4H6orf226 gene encoding uncharacterized protein C6orf226 homolog gives MERPRSPRSSASASAPASVTLAQLLQLVQQGGELPGLERRHITAIHGEPTASRLPRRPKPWEAAALAESLPPPTLRIGTAPAEPGLAEAATAPS, from the coding sequence ATGGAGCGTCCTCGCAGTCCCCGCTCCTCGGCCTCGGCCTCGGCCCCGGCTTCGGTTACCCTGGCGCAGCTCCTGCAGCTGGTCCAGCAGGGCGGGGAGCTCCCGGGTCTGGAGAGACGCCACATCACGGCGATACACGGCGAACCCACAGCGTCCCGGCTCCCGCGGAGGCCCAAGCCCTGGGAGGCCGCGGCACTGGCTGAGTCCCTTCCTCCTCCGACCCTCAGGATAGGAACGGCCCCGGCGGAGCCTGGCTTGGCTGAGGCAGCGACTGCACCTTCATGA
- the PTCRA gene encoding pre T-cell antigen receptor alpha isoform X1, with the protein MARTWLLFLLALGCPTLPTGVGGTPFPSLAPPIRLLADGKQQMVVVCLVLDVAPPGLDSPIWFSAGNGSALDAFTYGPSPATDGTWTSLAHLSLPSEELASWEPLVCHTGPGAEGHSRSTQPLQLSGEASTARTCPWEPLRGMPGGVLWLGVLRLLLFKLLLFDLLLTCSRLRHPAGPPPSPVAATRLRALGSHRLYLATETGGREATSSPRPQPWDHGWSDTPLGRKPGSPVWEEGSYLSRYPTCPAQAWCSRSDLRIPSSSLGVFFACDLPPPLQAGAA; encoded by the exons ATGGCTAGGACATGGCTGCTATTTCTCCTGGCCCTTGGGTGTCCAACCCTACCCACAG GTGTGGGTGGCACACCCTTTCCTTCTCTGGCCCCACCAATCAGGCTACTGGCGGATGGAAAACAGCAGATGGTGGTGGTCTGCCTGGTCCTTGATGTTGCACCCCCCGGCCTTGACAGCCCCATCTGGTTCTCAGCCGGCAACGGTAGTGCACTGGATGCCTTCACCTATGGCCCTTCGCCAGCAACGGATGGCACCTGGACCAGCTTGGCCCATCTCTCCCTGCCCTCTGAGGAGCTGGCATCCTGGGAGCCTTTGGTCTGCCACACTGGGCCTGGGGCTGAGGGCCACAGCAGGAGTACACAACCCCTGCAGCTGTCAG GAGAGGCTTCTACAGCCAGGACCTGCCCCTGGGAGCCTCTCAGGG GGATGCCGGGCGGGGTGCTGTGGCTGGGGGTGCTGCGGCTGCTGCTCTTCAAGCTGCTGCTGTTTGACCTGCTCCTGACCTGCAGCCGCCTGCGCCACCCCGCGGGCCCACCGCCTTCCCCCGTAGCCGCCACCCGCCTGCGAGCCCTCGGCTCCCACCGACTGTACCTGGCCACGGAGACTGGGGGACGAGAGGCCACCAGCTCACCCAGGCCCCAGCCTTGGGACCATGGCTGGAGTGACACCCCTCTGGGTCGGAAGCCTGGGAGCCCAGTCTGGGAGGAGGGGTCTTACCTCAGCAGAtaccccacctgcccagcacagGCCTGGTGCTCAAGATCTGACCTCAGGATTCCTTCCTCGAGTCTTGGAGTATTTTTTGCATGTGACCTGCCTCCTCCTCTGCAGGCTGGAGCTGCCTGA
- the PTCRA gene encoding pre T-cell antigen receptor alpha isoform X2 yields the protein MVVVCLVLDVAPPGLDSPIWFSAGNGSALDAFTYGPSPATDGTWTSLAHLSLPSEELASWEPLVCHTGPGAEGHSRSTQPLQLSGEASTARTCPWEPLRGMPGGVLWLGVLRLLLFKLLLFDLLLTCSRLRHPAGPPPSPVAATRLRALGSHRLYLATETGGREATSSPRPQPWDHGWSDTPLGRKPGSPVWEEGSYLSRYPTCPAQAWCSRSDLRIPSSSLGVFFACDLPPPLQAGAA from the exons ATGGTGGTGGTCTGCCTGGTCCTTGATGTTGCACCCCCCGGCCTTGACAGCCCCATCTGGTTCTCAGCCGGCAACGGTAGTGCACTGGATGCCTTCACCTATGGCCCTTCGCCAGCAACGGATGGCACCTGGACCAGCTTGGCCCATCTCTCCCTGCCCTCTGAGGAGCTGGCATCCTGGGAGCCTTTGGTCTGCCACACTGGGCCTGGGGCTGAGGGCCACAGCAGGAGTACACAACCCCTGCAGCTGTCAG GAGAGGCTTCTACAGCCAGGACCTGCCCCTGGGAGCCTCTCAGGG GGATGCCGGGCGGGGTGCTGTGGCTGGGGGTGCTGCGGCTGCTGCTCTTCAAGCTGCTGCTGTTTGACCTGCTCCTGACCTGCAGCCGCCTGCGCCACCCCGCGGGCCCACCGCCTTCCCCCGTAGCCGCCACCCGCCTGCGAGCCCTCGGCTCCCACCGACTGTACCTGGCCACGGAGACTGGGGGACGAGAGGCCACCAGCTCACCCAGGCCCCAGCCTTGGGACCATGGCTGGAGTGACACCCCTCTGGGTCGGAAGCCTGGGAGCCCAGTCTGGGAGGAGGGGTCTTACCTCAGCAGAtaccccacctgcccagcacagGCCTGGTGCTCAAGATCTGACCTCAGGATTCCTTCCTCGAGTCTTGGAGTATTTTTTGCATGTGACCTGCCTCCTCCTCTGCAGGCTGGAGCTGCCTGA